The Cyanobacterium stanieri LEGE 03274 genome includes the window CACCACAGAAATTGATGAACTCTTATTGCTTCTTATTGAGAATGAAAAACTAATCAGAGTACCCACCAATAAGGGGGTAAAAGTAAGGATCAAATAATCCTCTCACTTTGCCTCTCACTTTGCTTTATCATTAAAACCCTCACCCTGTGGGGGTTTTATCGTATCCTCTCACTTTGCCTCTCACTTTCTCTCACTTTCTCATAATCGCTATAATTATTATATATCAATACTTATGGCGATTCTATTGCCCCAAAGTGAGATAAGTGAGAGGAAATTAGATAGATAGGGTGTGTTTTTAGCACATTATTGCTGAGATTCTCAATAAGGACAAACATTACCATTGAGTAATATAAAATAATATTAGAAGAAATTATCAATAAAAGTTTTTTTTGAAAAATATGTGTAAGTAAGCCTCTCACTTTAGGAAATAGGTACAGTAAATATAGGGTTAAAGGTATGTATAAATATATCTATAATCTCTATAACTTATATATATATAGAAATATAATTAAAGTGAGATGAAAGTGAGATGTTATTTTTTACTTGGTTTTTAAAAATCTCTTAAAATCTTTATTTGTTCTTACTTACAGTGATTTCAGAAAAAATCTTTAAAGTGAGAGAAAAAGTGAGATGAAGTGAGAGGATTCTGTATCACGGGCTTTGTGGGGTAGATCAAGATGATAATGAACAATAGCTACTGTATTGTTCATTAATCACATTAAGAGCAAAAAATAATAGAATATTTTTACTCCCCTGACAAAAGTAGTAAGATTAAGTAGTAGTAAGTTTATTTACTTTTAGGTAGGGTATGACAGTAAGAAAAATGTCAGTGTCCATTTCTGAAGATTTGGTAGTATTCATCGACAGTTATAAAAACAGCAGGATGTGTAAATCTTCTTCACAAGTAGTCGAAGAAGCGTTAAGATTACTGCTTGAAAAAGACTTGGAAAATGCCTACAGGGAAGCTGACAAGGAAATTGACTCAGATTGGGATATAGTAGCAGGAGACGGGTTAGGTGATGAAACGTGGTGATATATTCTATGCCAATCTTAGTCCCACTATCGGTTCGGAGGTAGCTAAAACTCGCCCAGTGTTGATAGTCAGTAATGATATTAATAATCGGGTGGCTTCTACCATAACGGTTTTACCCATAACTTCTAAGGTGACGAAGGTTTATCCTTTTGAGGTGTTTATTGGTAAGGGGGATTCTGGTTTACCCCAAGACTCAAAGATTCAAGCACAGCAAATCAGGACTATTGCCAAGGAAAGATTACAGGGTGATGTGGTAGGTAGTCTCTCTCAGGAAGTGATGAAATTGGTTAATCTGGCTGTTAACTTACATCTGGGATTAGCTTGACGGCATTGCCATGATTGAAGAACCCTAATTTGCTCAACTGAAATTAGGGATTCTAACAGGGAATCACTTCCCCAATAAAAACTACAAGTGATGGAAGTACCAAAGGAAGTTGACTTTATCAACTATAATAATCTCAATAATCTAATAATTTTTGGGGGCATTATGGTGCGCTCCACAGGGGTAACTCGTGCGCAGAAGGATTCGGAA containing:
- a CDS encoding ribbon-helix-helix domain-containing protein; protein product: MSVSISEDLVVFIDSYKNSRMCKSSSQVVEEALRLLLEKDLENAYREADKEIDSDWDIVAGDGLGDETW
- a CDS encoding type II toxin-antitoxin system PemK/MazF family toxin, whose amino-acid sequence is MKRGDIFYANLSPTIGSEVAKTRPVLIVSNDINNRVASTITVLPITSKVTKVYPFEVFIGKGDSGLPQDSKIQAQQIRTIAKERLQGDVVGSLSQEVMKLVNLAVNLHLGLA